The following nucleotide sequence is from Mytilus galloprovincialis chromosome 12, xbMytGall1.hap1.1, whole genome shotgun sequence.
TGTTTCAAACTTCTGAattgaaaatacatgtagatgTTTTATAAGGACTTCACTAATTATGTTATTTGAGCAACTATAATGCAATTCAACAACTTAATTTGAAGAGAGATCGCGATTCACAATCAATGTAAAAGTGAACCTTAATATCATGCTTTTTGACCAAATTGACCAAAAGGATGTTAGTTTGTTTACTTATATGATATTGATTTTGCTAAGATTTGCtgcaattcaatatttatataattaaaatttcaattacattcaaaagttgaataaaaaataaacttatagGGCTATCAGTAGTTCACCACAAAGTATATATGGCTATCAGAGGTTTGCCAGAAGTTCACCACAAACTATATATGGCTATCAGATGTTCGCCAGAAGTTCACCACAAACTATATATGGCTATCAGGGGTTCGCCAGAAGTTCACCACAAACTATATATATGGCTATCACAAGTTTGCCAGAAGTTCACCGCAAACTATATATGGCTATCAGAGGTTCGCCAGAAGTTCACCGCAAACTATATATTGCAATCCAAGGTTCGCCAGAAGATCACCAAAAACTAAACATGGTTATCAGAGGTTTGCCGCAAGGTTACCGCaaacttatttgaatattatagaGACCTGTTGATTGGATGTAAAATTATGCCAGAAGTTCGCCGCAAAATATATATGGTAATAAGAAGTCGCCGCAGATCTGCCGCAaacctcatttgcatggtaaaaagTCGCAGCGAGGTTGCCGCAAACTGTTTGCGGTAACTTTGCCGCAAGGTTTGCGGCAGGTCTGCCGCAGAAGTTCACCAGAAGCCTGATTTTTAGGTAAGGGTACcctaatttttgtcaaaataaaatatctgGCCCGcacttagattaaaaaaaataatcaggcCCGCATTTTGccaataaaagaaaagaaacttTCCACATTGAACATATATGGGGAAAAAATCATCTGCATAGCGGGTGAAACAATATCCTGGTCAACATGAAAAGactaccaccccccccccccctcctagAAAGTCAAATGCCCAAACAtacaaatacttttctttaagATGGAGTTTCTCCAAATTTTCTTTCGTCCATGGATATAAAGTTTCTGATTTATAGGGGATATCGGCTGACTTCAGCTTTTTATCATTTTAGTTTCTGTATatatatgaggggggataggacctttttcgggatgcgggaattttctttttcaaatttcgggacctcaggatttcatgtttttaagcccgtgatttcaggatttcgtgtttttaagctctggatttcgggatcaggacccctcctaccctccctcataTATACTATATAGTGAACCTTACATATTAAGTCTACCTTTTTAATTCACGTTTTCAGGAAAGAGGATCTTTTCACTATGTTTTTTCATgcaattttttttgcaatttttatttcatgtgtttctgTGTTCATtccttattttgttatatttacctAAAGCTAACTTTGTGTTTACATCCCAAATCTTGTGGTCATGTTGTTTTCCAGTTGGGATAGCGTTTATGTTCCCACACGACTTATTTGTGCACAACACTTTCAAGACTGACCCCAAGCCATATGTCtttatatcaatgatgttatgAAGAGACAGTGGTAGACCACAGTGTTTACATTGTTGTAGGTGGTCAGCAATAACACCAAGTTCCACTACTCTACGACCAATGCTCCAGTCATCTGTTGGGGTCAAGTTATTTCCGTCATTGTCTAAAACTTCTTCATGAACAATATTTGAAATATCTGGGACTATTTTTTTACTTGTTACATCATATGAGTGATCTGTATGAAGTGACTTTAAAGCTAGATCCTGATCCTCTTCAAAATATCGTTTTCGTTGACCCTCTCGAATGGACACGAGTTTTCTTAATTGTTTCAATGTTCTAAAGCCATTATTGCGAAGTTTTCCCatgataaataatatataaaaatttcaaagactataaaaaatataaaatactatCAAAACGGTGTAAAATGACATCTATAAATTCTTTTAGACTCTCCGTTGAAGCTGTCAAGTGGTCGGCTGCTTCCATGTAAACAAATACCGGAAATCGCGGGATTTAATATTGTCGTATAATTATGTCgtctatgtttatttttattaatagtaGCATACATATACGTTATAAAATGATTAATCTATAACTATTATTCATATTTCAACCATTTTATTGATTTAGTTTTGTCAAACACTGTTTACATTTTTACGACTTTCTTTATAAATTACGGTGcgcaaaaagtgtcaaaaacgacaccagcagacatccttaaatTTTACTCCTAGTAACTATGTGTTTTTTTTGGGGGAATATTACTGCATTATATACTCaacccgagtatgattttattGAAGCAGTGGAACAAGAGACAATTAAATGGCTTATATTTATGACACtgaaattttcttaaatttctgatcgtcttatagatgtgtatttttgtaatatgcgcatcatttcgttttgttgaaagtAGGACAcaaaggcggatttagggggggggggcagggggcccgggccccctttttgggaaaaaattggttgcttatataggggaTCACTGAtgcgtgactggagcgggtcccccccttaggtcagtcagtgggccccctcttatgaaaatttctggatccgccactgggacaTTTACATTAAGTGGAGGAAGGAACCCGCGAATGCAGTTCATGTCGTCCCATATTACGCTTGTGGCGACGTCAAATATTGTTAACGGACAACCTTGCAAGACATTCCATTAATccttattttttatagataacccTGTAATCTTAATACAATTTGATGTAACATCTTcaacttttaaagtattttttattgGTATAGTAATCAAAGCCAGAATATAAtcttcacgaaatcaaatatccgtTTTTTTAgccgtaaaagttttgtgaaagcatgaaagtttaactcggacatctccgcaagacattgcaaacctattgttttgaattgagtatgtagctcaatttatttgttaatttagATTTATGGAGCTTACACTAagtacaaaacgatcgtgcttacaatttaataatttatatgtcaaaattttatttttttaactgaaatgtttcaagtttccaaaCCAAATTTCCATTGGGACAGTCattttttcatattctttttaaaatatctattcaaattttatatggaGACGGCCATAAAaaccaatactgaaatatatcacgtcatagaacattcatgcaaaatttcgaagagttgcgtgaacatttcgcgaattgtTTGAGTTTTATGTTTtgagtttgttacatgggacaatgCTAAGTAAACGTTTTTGCTGATAATCTGTGTCTTCCGAagtctatgaatattatattttattctttctctatcataatgtgaaaatttaaaatgcaatctttattttcaaatataatttgaaatatctaTTTCAGCATTTCTAAGAAAAATTCCTTATCAAATATTTACTGAgcgctatttttcgtggtagtagcaatatctaacgttggTCTCAGATGCAATAACAGAAGGCCATAAACAACTAAAAGAGCTATTCTCTGTTAATCAATTACGCTTAAAACCGAATATTTGGAACCGAGGATGCAAAAAGAacagaaacagttgaagagctatctGACCAAAAGgacataataaataacaaaattagtCGAAGGTCATCTTAGTTTCTTCATAATGTCAAAATTTATggacaattaacatgattaaaaggTGATATCAGAATCAAAACGTCGCTTTCGTCGGAATGATTCCTAAGTCTTCAGTTTCATATTTGTAAGATCCACAATTCTTTCCAATCTAAAAACAAGTTGAACAATTTATTGTTAAGGTCTGGAAGACGAATGCTGAGGACGGATGacattgtttggtttttttttttggttttttttttttaaatggggacagttaacaagtttttttttactacGTATAAATGGCAAATATACGTTGATATTTCTCCAAAACTATTGATTGATTGGATTTTTCTTCTATATTGATTTTGTTGGACGTTTGACAGTTGGGCTAtgaatgataaaatttagttctGGTGATCAAATTTTACTCTATCAAATTATAGATTACTCTAAATGTTGGATAACTAATGCTGCTGTATATCTTATAAAATTAATGCCCATCTTCGAATTCTAAGTACTATTACCTCCTATCGCAAAAGGATAGAATAGATAAGAATGGCAAAAGAAGTACGTACAGAACAAAGAattaaatacccccccccccccccagactCTTACTGTGACAGatagttttgtttaatacatttatctgtttttgtcttcaaaaagagtacatgtatttgttcaaAGTGTTTTTAATATATGTAATGAACAATATATACCATGTTCTCTCAACCGCCGTAGTAATTTAATTTCAATGAAAGAAAGTATTTGAAAGCCTCCCTCCCTGTGCAAAATGTATACTACTTTCGTCAGGCAGAATAATTTTCAGAAATACTTGCATAATTTTTTAATCGTACTAAATTCTGTATTAAgtttatatctataataaaaGTGTCTTATCTTGATTATTGAAAAGGGGCTCAAATTCTTTACTTGCATTAATATTGATATAAACAAATCGTCCTAATTCGCCATCcgtaataattatttaaaatgttaacttggcatgccatactcgTAAAAAGTgaggacgtgaaagaaagcactcttcTCGGTTTACGATACACTTACGATGATACACAGGACGTAACTTGCGATCAACTTAGTAGTCCTTTACGATGCCTTTGTGAAACACACGTAACGGGAACGTAGAACCAGACGTAAACGGATCGTAAACTGATACGATGATCGTAAGTTAAGAAGGCTTTGTGAAACGGTGGCCAGATCCTGTtcaacatgtgacacccgtcatgACACTGAAAACCAGGGATGATATAAGATGCTCctgaagagtaagcagatcctgttcaaCATGTGAAACCCGTCATTTATTGAAAACCAGGGGTGATATTAGACGCTTCTGAAGAGTAAACAGTCTCCGTTAAACATGTGACATCAGTCAAGAAACTGGCAATCAGGGATGATATAAAACGCTCCTGAAGTGTAATAAGACTCTGTTCAACGATGAGACACCCGTCATGACACTGAAAACTAGGGATAATATTAGACACGACTGACGAGTTAGCAAAACCTGGTCAACTTGTGACACTCGTCATGATACTGACAATCAGGGATGATATAAGACGCGGCCctgaagagtaagcagatcctggtcAACGTGTGACACCCGTCATGTTCCATAACCTTGATTAAAGTATTGTAGTAGCATGCATTAAAAGTTCATtttaattatggactttccattttgagtTTTTCTCGGCACTCggtaaattttgttattttacttttgactgtGTTGACCCATTATCGTTGTAATATTTAAGTTAAAGCTGATCATTAttatacataaaattgataaaGTGAACTAccaattgaaatgtgtttttattaAGTCGTTTGTGTCTAAACATTATCATGTTCTCTATTACAGACCTGTCCAGTATCAGTTTGACCATAGTCATACTCATACCAACAGACGGATATTTCTGATtcagaatgaaataaaataattcattgaaattatttttattattgtctaATTTGTTCTGCCATTATAAAGATATATTCCGGTCATTTCTTTACTCGCCACGTTTGTGTTCGATGATGAATATAACAGGATTCAAATAGCATAGAGAATAAATGTTATATCATGTGGCGGAGGATACGCCAAAGTAAAAACTCACTTAACAAAAGGATTGAAAAAGACATTACAAACAATCTGTACATACTTTGTTTCCGAGTAGTTTCTAATACGCGATTACAGTCAACTATGAAAAATTTGATAAACTTTTTACAAGCTGAGATCAAGCGCActgataatattttatttttattttgaacagGATAAAACTGACATATTTTGACATActtgctttataactattttgatctgagcgtcactgataagtcttatgtcgatgaaacgcgcgtctggcgtaataaattataatcctggtacatttgataactatttacaccacttggtcgatgccactgctggtggacgtttcgtctccgagagtatcaccatcccagtagtcagcacgtcgaaaaactaaggatttccttatcccaggatagattaacttagccgtatttggcacaacgttttggaattttgggtcctcaatgatcttcaacacatttaaagatatatataaaagaacaagtgcaaaatgtttgctttattgtaatgaagatttGTTACATTTAGTCTGATACAATCATATGGCATCTTAAGTTGGTTGACcgctatggaataaccgtttcacaaatgatatcggatatgttccttacgtcgtaactacaatccccttccctttcataaatgtgacctaccgaattagactatttaccggattccttatctcataagcaacacgacgggtgccacatgtagagcaaaaatactgaacttaggccacaccaatttgatttgtAGTTCTTTGGATTTTCCCGCACCTGTTTTTTCGaaatcaattataaaacaaaacaaaacaaaaaaaaacccaaaaaaacaacCGCTTCTGCATTTTTTTGGTCCGCATGCCGCTCCGAAATTAGTCTTgccttgaaatttttttttctcactgacGCTTTTTTTTCCTGTAATCAAAGCTGGGTTCAAACGCACGtgtgatcaatcaataaaaagcGAAaggaaatatcaaaatcaaaatgtcaaGCCATCAGATGTTGTGGTTTCGGTTCAATGCCGAGAGCAGACAATCATTGAAAAAACGGCTATTCATTGTTCGTCATGATTTACATATCTTTTATGAAGCCAAAAGGGTAAAGTCTGTCAATATTTCGATATCAAACACATACAAATTCGTCACTAGCCGTCGTCACTTCTCAtagttcgagattactctgacgtccaacggctgttttgccagaaaAGCTGGGGCTAGgtcttgtctggcaaaacagccgtttgtAGTCAGAGTAATGTCGGACTACACCTATCatgaattttaaaatagataGAACACCCTCCGATCCaaacaataatttaaatgaattacACACAGGTCCCCTTAAAAAATgtgttaatgaaaaaaacaatagaaCTTCTTAAAAAAGACTAAAACAAAATCGTGTGAACAGGGCAAGGAAATATTGATAGGCCCAGAGAAACTGTTTTGTGACCTCATTGACCTGGGTAGCACTATAGAGTGTGGGTGGCCTTCAGAAACTATAGAATCAGGGACAACTGTGCAGAATAAACTTCAAAAAGCTTTGACGTTTGTGGTATATAGACCATATCCATATAAAAGACTGAAATTTACAATGAAATATGTCAAAATCCtactatcaaaataaaatctATCCGATATTAAAAATTTATTCATTCCCAAGGTGCATCTTACTATTCACAGTAGTAGCTAGTTTTGATGAGAACACATATCCTTCTGTTCGTCTTTTAGTTTCAAAGCACATCTCTTAAtataacaataaggagatgtggttaattgcaaataagacaactatccaccaaaattcaaaagaaGTAGATTTAAGCAACTAAAGCAACCAAAAATTCTTCAACCATGAGAAAATCACATGTTTTGTTTAGGGCCTTTCCAGAATTAATTGTATGGGGGGAGGAAATTTAAGAAAGATtgcttgaacatttaaatgaaatatccaatttaaaatgtatgcatggtggggtcaaataaaactattttaaaatttcGCATAAGCAATGTTAGCATAcatggttaaaaaatcaaaagtatgtaagaattaatttcagaaatagaccgagatttaaaataatacaaaagttgtatagaatttataagaatctttttgacgtttgtggttcaacatattttgtaattcataatagaaaatataccataattgactgtccctctggtatctttcgtccctcttttataggagttagtgcccctggaATGTCTAATTATAAGGTTaattgattataacttcaacttgGTTTATtataaagccatatgaccttttaccaTAGGTTAGGTtaaatatgaccttgaaaaatgacaaccgcAAGTACCTTTTTTTGCACTTTGTCCATTAAAAGTACTCggaattcatatatttttcaatttagatACACTAACTTATCATTAAAAACTAGAAGTTATTTTCGATAAATCAGAAGTGGCCAATTATCGCCTGGTTTAACGGCAagagtatatagaaactatatatttttgggatcagtgtgaaagaagctatcaaaTGAGACCGGAAGTGAGATTTACTTCACCGGAAGTAGTACATTATCTTCCTTATTTCActaaaaagtatatagaaacaacTTATTCATCGCATCAGTATAAAGAAACTTATGATTTGTTGCAAATTTCAACTATGAGTAAACAATAACTAGCTTCTTTtcaacaactttgaaaattgatgtggaaagaccttcatttgttctctgaacaattggtgtttaattttcatttacctttgtatattattgtatatGGCGGCTTTTTGTTCAaagttattgttgttgtttttaaattgtttaacatctcacagGGATATACTACTGCTGTCTTTACTCATgcaccccttattttattgataataGATTAACATTGTATCATAAATCAAATTAATTTGTTCAAtggtgttaatatgtcttttgattgagttaattcatttcaatttataTCTTATAGTgtatctttctatgttgtgatggtaaaatatttatttgttacagATAAGGATGAAGGCTGGTAcctatttaaatgtttaaacccgctgcatttttttGCACATGTTCtaattcaggaatctgatgttcagttgttgtttttttatgtggttcatatgtgtttctaaATTCCCgttttttatatactagtagattATACCGCTGATTtctccgtttgaatggttttacattagtaatttttggggctctTGCTTTCTGCTCggtgaatggttttacactagtatatTGGGCcttgcttgctgttcggtgtaagccaaggctccgtgttgaagactgtactttgacctaaaatggtttactataacaaattgtgacttggatagagacttatctcattggtactcataccacaacttcttatatctTATAAGATCAatgatgttttaatttatctttgatttaaaaaaaaagaggaatcATTATGCATGATGGTTTTCTACTATGATTTTACTCATTTAGGCAACACTCTTTCGATTTTGCTTGTTACTTGGTaagtttttgtccattttaaaaatcatttccAGCAATTTGTGAGAAAGAATATACATTTAAGcctgtcatataaaaaagaagatgtggtatgattgccaatgagacaactatccacaaaagaccaaaataacacagacattaacaactataggtcaccgtacggccttcaacaatgagcaaagcccataccgcatagtgagctataaaaggccccgataagacaaagtaaaacaattcaaacaagaaaggttatttgtttgttctttttagGTTAGCAGATTATTTTCCAAAATCTTTAGAACGACACTCCCCCTCATTcgaaaattaaattgaattattctACCTGGTTAACACAAATTTCTGTTTCACTTGGAATGGAAGTGGGGGATGTGTCAAAgaacaacaatccgaccaaagagcaaaaaacggACGAATActaccaataggtcttcaatacagcgagaaaatcccgcacccggagccgTGCTTCTGCTGACcccaaaacaaaaatgtgtacttgttcagtgatagtggacgtcatacttaactccaaatatCTAAACGaactaatattaaaaataatacaagacaaacaaaggccagaggctcctgactagggcAAGGCGCAAAAATGGGTCGGGGTTAAACTTTTTGTTTCTTACCCGCCACCTACATATACCAATGTTGTTTTTCATTACATAAAATGAGATAATTTTCGATTTTTTCACCATATTGACTTTGGCGTTCAGGATTTAAAGTATTGATTGATTTTATAAATGATTCTGCATATTGCTATGCAGAACTTGTCAACGCCATATATGATCATCTGATCAAATGACATAATTTTCTGattgtcatctttaaaaattgtaGTGAGGTATATATAGTCTGTTCAATTTCGAAGGCCTCACTGTGCATTGCATGCGTACGTTGAaggttttttgttataaatatttccAGTTTTTAGAGGAACACAATATTACTTATGGATTGGCGCACCGTCatatacaaattgtgacttataTGGAGATGTTTCTCATTGGAACTattaccatatcttcttttatttttgataagTCTATTATTTAAATATCTCAAATGGGCCAAGAATTATCTCATTTTAGATTTACTCTCAGTTTGGCAATCTTAACTGCACTGCCAGTGACAATGTTTCATCAGATCAGACATATTGCTTGCGAACGTTCTTGATCAAacttagggagcaaccatttaactccAACAGGAGGTTATGGTTTTTTTTCCTAGTCAGGATTTTTTCGACGctataaatcaaaatttataccACACTATAATTAAGGTATgtttacatacaatatagtgctcccatataccgtctatcaacagtatttgtctatacctaccgtcggtatttaatatataatatagtgctcctatatatcttctatcaacagtatttgtctttacctaccgtcggtggttaacatacaatatagtgctcctatataccgtctatcaacagtatttgtctatacctaccgttggtatttaatatataatatagtgctcctatataccttctatcaacagtatttgtctatacctaccgtcggtatttaatatataatatagtgctcctatataccttctatcaacagtatttgtctatacatactgtcggtggttaacatacaatatagtgctcctatataccgtctatcaacagtatttgtctatacctaccgtcggtatttaatatataatatagtgctcctatataccttctatcaacagtatttgtctttaactaccgtcggtggttaacatacaatatagtgctcctatataccgtctatcaacagtatttgtctatacctaccgtcggtagttaaaatacaatatagtgctcctatataccgtctttcaacagtatttgtctatacctactgtcggtcgttaacatacaatatagtgctcctatataccgtctgtcaacagtatttgtctatacctaccgtcggtatttaatatataatatagtgctcctatataacatatatcaacagtatttgtctatacctaccgtcagtggttaacatacgatatagtgctcctatataccgtctatcaacagtatttgtctatacctaccgtcggtggttaacatacaatatagtgctcctatatactgtctatcaacagtatttgtctatacctaccgtcggtggttaacatacattctaacatgacgtccttcaaacgctttgagtacacacccgtggtaaaatatgaatatattggttgGGCTGTtctgattgtactcccacgtcatatgattGTTTATGGATGGAGTACACGACGTCATAGAATGATAACGTAATAGTTTAAGCATTtttcgggaaaatacacgcttctgATACCGAAAATCACCACCAGaatgaaacgtaaacaaacaatactaaaatgtggtataagcccttttttatatacatagaagatatataagtaaattatcattaaaattcatccaaatctatctaaatatattattgtaaatagtttgagcatgtcactaaatctgtttgctccgttctttaccGCCAATCTTAAAGTGGGttaatttatgggaacggcaaatatttgcctccatcTAGTGCGCTTTGAACCAAAACAATTGCTATATTTGtcttatcagaatcgaaataattcatgggggcttgaatatatctaaattttaccacgggttgtccctttatgccgatattttacccctcgctatcgctcagggtaaaatatttgtcataaagggccaacccgtggtaaaataacgatatattcaagcccccatgaattatttcttaaatatagtgttcctatataccgtctatcaacagtatttgtctttacctaccgtcagtggttaacatagaatatagtgctcctatataccgtctatcaacagtatttgtctatacctaccgtcggtggttaacatacaatatagtggtcctatataccgtctatcaacagtatttgtctatacctactgtcggtagtt
It contains:
- the LOC143054425 gene encoding uncharacterized protein LOC143054425 gives rise to the protein MGKLRNNGFRTLKQLRKLVSIREGQRKRYFEEDQDLALKSLHTDHSYDVTSKKIVPDISNIVHEEVLDNDGNNLTPTDDWSIGRRVVELGVIADHLQQCKHCGLPLSLHNIIDIKTYGLGSVLKVLCTNKSCGNINAIPTGKQHDHKIWDVNTKLALAAIDLGLGEHQINGLLSILNIPTVSHCMIDSRIREVGDVIESVADQSMEEWTEREKEMTRESDGNDNVTVSVDAAWQRRGSGRSYDSLTGHCSMIGSKTGKVINYKWRSKACRICQRAETSG